The sequence below is a genomic window from Candidatus Zixiibacteriota bacterium.
TTTCTGACGGTTTTTCTTCAGGAGCCGTATTAGTAGCAGCCCAAAGAATAGCCTGCGAGATAGTCATATCAAGGAAGTCTTCCCAGGCTTCGCTCTCAAGCTCTTTAAGTTTTTTCTTGCGAGCTTTTGGATCCGGAACTTCTTCTGATAACTTGGCAATAGCTTCTTCAGTCCTCATATAGATGGGACCTTTGCCTTCCATAACATCAAGCATCATCAGCCAGTTGCGGAGGTTGGCAGGAACCGGTTTAACCATACCATAAGGTTTCCAGTTCTCAAGTTCATCACGGCGGGTTTGCATGTAGTTTTCGCCCAAGCCGTTGGTGGCGCGGGATTTAAACAGCAAGAACCAGGCGCCGACAGGACCATAAGCATCTTTAAAGCGAACTGGAATGAACCTAACTTCTTGGCAGGTCATCTCAGCACCGGCTTTAATTGTGAAATAAGCAGAGGCACCGGAGTTGAACGGAGGATACCAGGAACGACCCAGACCCTCGCCGCCGGAACGCGGCTTAAAGACGTGAACAGCGCCGCCCATAGCGGCAATAACTGTCTTAGCCTTAAAGATATAAAACTTATTTTCCCGAACGCTGAAACCAACAGCGCCGACAACCTTGTCGCCATCTACCAGCGGTTCGGTTATAAATACTCTTTCGTAAATATTATCCATGCCAATAGCATTCTTAGCGGCTTCGGCTACGATAATTTTATAAGATTCGCCATTAATCATCAGTTGCCAGCGGCCTTCATGAACATAATTGCCATCAGCGTCTTTCCAAATCGGCAGTCCCCACTTTTCAAACAGATGAACTGTTGAATCAACATGACGGGCAATATTGGCAACTAAGTCTTCACGAGTTACACCCATCAGGTCATTACGTACGTAATCGACATAATTCTCAATAGTGTTAGAGCCAGTGTTGACATCAACATATTGGTTGATAGCTGATAAGCCCATAGCCACAGCGCCGGAACGGTCCATAGCGGCTTTATCGACCAATGTTACTTTCAGATTGTTTTTCTTGGCCCAGTAAGCAGCCTCAACAGCGGAGCCGCAAGCGGCCATGCCGCCACCACAAATCAGTACGTCAGTGGTGACTTCTACAGTTTCAAAATTCGCCATTTATTCTACCTATCCTTTCTTACTTGACCTTTGGTAATTCGGAACATTTGGTTGATTCGGGTTCAGTGAACAGAAGAGGGCTTTTGAGATCGTCAGAAGCAGTCGGATAACCGCCATCCGGAACAGCAGAACCTTCGGGAGTTGTACGAATCGGGAATTTAAATCTTTTGAGCATGCCATTACGGAACTTGACAGTCCACATAATGGAGTCGGTGCTGCGCATCGGTGTAACAATACCGCCCAACGGTACGAAATCGGCATAGCCGCGGATTTCGATTGCCTGAGTCGGACACATTTTCACACAACACATGCACTCCCAACACATTTCGGGGGCCTGATTGTAGGCTTTCATTGAGTCTTTATCCAAGACCATTAAGTCATTGGGGCAAATATGCTGACAAGCGGTTTTGTCGAGCGCCTTACACCCATCACATTTCTCGTTGATTACATAACTTGGCATCCATCCTCCTTAAGATGAATTAATGTTGTTTGTATCATTGATTGCCTGTTATTTTTTCTTTCTGTCAACTTTAGCATCGCCGGTTGCATGACCATGAAGCTTAACTTCAACCTTGTCTTCATCCTTAATACCAGCATAATATTCGCGAAGAATCGCCAGTACCTCAGGACGGCTAAACTCAGCCGGAATCTCGCCGCCTTCCGATAATGACTTGCGCAGAGCGGTTCCGCTGAGGAACAAACGGTCTTC
It includes:
- the aprA gene encoding adenylyl-sulfate reductase subunit alpha, which codes for MANFETVEVTTDVLICGGGMAACGSAVEAAYWAKKNNLKVTLVDKAAMDRSGAVAMGLSAINQYVDVNTGSNTIENYVDYVRNDLMGVTREDLVANIARHVDSTVHLFEKWGLPIWKDADGNYVHEGRWQLMINGESYKIIVAEAAKNAIGMDNIYERVFITEPLVDGDKVVGAVGFSVRENKFYIFKAKTVIAAMGGAVHVFKPRSGGEGLGRSWYPPFNSGASAYFTIKAGAEMTCQEVRFIPVRFKDAYGPVGAWFLLFKSRATNGLGENYMQTRRDELENWKPYGMVKPVPANLRNWLMMLDVMEGKGPIYMRTEEAIAKLSEEVPDPKARKKKLKELESEAWEDFLDMTISQAILWAATNTAPEEKPSEIAACEPYFIGSHSGASGAWVSGPEDIAPKEYFWGYPNMTTVKGLFAAGDASGASSHKFSSGSHAEGRIAAKAACAYCVDNPNQPNVDIGKVEELKKTILNPLDLFETNMKETSDPDINPAYIRPQQFMYRLQKLMDEYAGGVTTQFTTSKPMLEKGLDLMTFLKEDSEKLAAENLHELMRCWENIHRMWQAEAHIRTIMFREETRWPGYYFRSDFPSMKDDWHVFANCKWNRDSGEWEMMKRDIINIY
- the aprB gene encoding adenylyl-sulfate reductase subunit beta; translation: MPSYVINEKCDGCKALDKTACQHICPNDLMVLDKDSMKAYNQAPEMCWECMCCVKMCPTQAIEIRGYADFVPLGGIVTPMRSTDSIMWTVKFRNGMLKRFKFPIRTTPEGSAVPDGGYPTASDDLKSPLLFTEPESTKCSELPKVK